GCATTTACTTGTAGAACTCCCGAGTGGCTGAAGAAGATGTTTAAATCAATTACTAACAGTGAGAGAAACGGCCCCGTGTTTCGATTTTTCATGGATTTAGGCGATGCAGGTAGGATTCTACATAAACAACTGGTTGGTTTTAGTGGTTATTTGGTCCAATTTATTTCTATCTGGAGGTGACCGGAATTCTGACTGAGATTTTGTTCTTAGTTACTTATGTGAAACGGCTGAATATTCCGAGCGGCGTGGTGGGTGCTTGTCGTCTCGATTTAGCATATGAACATTTCAAGGTAATCCCAGCTTGTACCATATGTAAGCTAGATTTGAGAGTTGTTAAACGTTTCACATTGGTGCTCATTTGCACTACTGGAATAGCAATCCTAAGAAAGGTTTATGCATCAAGCTGTTGAAGAGACATGCCTGTTCTGGTTATGAAGTAATGGATAGAAAGCGTCCACCCTTGTTGTGTTCTGGATGTGCCACATTATGGATTTATCTATACCGTGTTatgtttttgagaatttttttttttattagtaattTCTGTGGTATGCTATGATGATCTTGGATGAATGAGTAAGTCGTTCTCTGTGTTTTATGCAGGAAAAGCCCCACTTATTCCAGTTTGTTCCGAATGAAAAACAGGTATAATAGAACAAGTGACAACCGTCTTCACTAATGTTGTTGTATagcatttctcaaaattttatGCTCCTACAGGTCAAGGCAGCTAACAAACTTCTCAAGACAATGCCGCAGAGTGGCAGATGCAAAAGGGTTGATGGAGTTCCAGTTTTTAGTGCTCAAAACTTGGATATTGCAATAGCAAGCTCAGATGGGATCAAATGGTGTGTTCTAATGTTTCGTACTTGCTTCTAATCAAGTTTGTTCTTTTGGTGAATTTTAAGTAGAATAGCTGATGCTCTATTGCTATCTTTTGTTCCAACAGGTATACTCCCTACTTTTTTGATAAAAACATGCTTGATAACATTCTCGAGGAATCTGTAGATCAGCATTTCCattctttaattcaaactcggcACACGCAGCGGCGACATGATGTGATTGATGACAACATACCAGCAGAAGTAATTGAAGAGATGGGCGATAACTTGTGGGAGCCTCCAGAGGTATGGAATCCAATACTGAAGTATTATTTTGATGTAGCAAGTAGTTTGGTGGTGAGACATGTACAAGATTTTAAGATGAAGAATCGAGAATTGGATTCCCATTGTCAATGATAAGCTTAGAATTATTATCATTCGTCTGACATAACTACGTATGTAGATGTATAAGTTGTGAAGTTAAAACAACCCAGTTCACCTTCTTCCGGTTTTCACGTATTTGTATTTTGTTTGTTGGAATGTATGTTTCTTGACAGGTTCAGGAAGTGATGGATGAGATAGGGAATTCTGGAATACCCTTGAGTGTCATTTCTAAAGCCGCTGAAATGCAGCTCCTTTATGCTGTTGATAAAGTACTTCTGGGTAATAGGTGGTTACGGAAAGCAACAGGCATTCAACCCAAATTCCCTTATATGGTTGACTCTTTCGAGAGAAGGTACATTAAAATTTAGCAGTTGCTTTCTTGGATATCAAATACCTTCTGTTTTCTAATTAAatctttctttgaattttaacattGGTGAACTTGCTTATTCTATCTTTTAGGcttttctaacaaaattatgTTCATTCCGTTGCAGGAGTGCAGCCTCTTTTCTTAGAGCTTCTCAGTCAGCCAGATGCCTTACGAATGGGGAAGCAGTAAATGATAACGAAGATTCTCTAGATTGTAGCACTTCGAAGATTAAATCAAAGGATGATATTCACACCaataaaggaaacaaaacaGATCTACGGTTTCCTTTCAGTGATTGGTTTAGTCATCTGTGGTCGAAacagaaggaccaaaatgaagagTTGTCAAAGGAACGCATAGAGCAGAGCACACTGCAAAATCCAAACCTTCCTAAGATTACTATGGTTGGCATTTCAACTGGTGCGGCAGGGCCGATGAGTAAAGCAAATTTAAAGAAGACGATGGAGGATTTAACAAAAGAATTGGAGCAGACGGATTCGGGAAATGCTTTTGGTAGCGATACAGGTAATGAGTTGAGATTTGAAGATAGAGATCCACTGTTTGTGGCAAACGTAGGTGATTATTATTCTGGCATGGCAAAGACGGGTTCGGCTAAATGGGTTCGTGGAGGAAACAATTAGGGGGCCTCACCATGGCAACATTTTTGTGTTCTCTTCGGGTATAATGGAGAATATACTTATGATACATCACTgcctcttcccccccccccccccccccatcaAACGGAAATACATTGTTCAGAGGCCGCGTATTTCTTCTGACGATGGGATGTCGATATCTCTAAATTTCTTGTGCATTTCGAAGTATCATGTATTTTCACGGTATGCCGTTGTTATCGCACCGTTGTTGTACAAAGGGTAGAAGAGCAGAAATAGAAACTGTAATTTACATCGGTGTTCACGGATGCGAATCGGGTTAACAAGGAGCAGTCAAGGACCGCTCCGCCTCTTTCTTATTCTCTTCTAGCCACTTCTTTATAATATACAACAATAACcaatgtggtggtggtggaataACGAATGGTGGTGGTCGTGGTGGTGGGGATGGTTCCCTTGGTGCTTTGGCGTGTGAGTGCCCTCTACAATCTACATCTACCTCCTAGTGTGTGGCACACTTTTCCCACACCATAAAGTGGATTTTAATGACCTCGCCCAATCTTGCTCAAAGCCATCCCATCATGGTTGCCCGCAAATGAGTGATTGTCAATCATTAATGCATGCGTGTCCAGCAATATGTATCCATCAATAGCTTGCAGTGCGTGAACGGCTGATGCTAGCATGATTCAGTACGCAAAAAGTGATGGTAGTACTTCGATACGATAACGAAGTTAAGTTCATGATTCtaactaaaataaattttttgggTACAACAAAAAATTGTATCCTCAAATGATGTCGTCCGAATACGCAAAATAAGGTGTATaaacagaaaaatatataaaagatCGTTTGGCTATGCGAGCTCTCCGTAATAATTATGACCCATCCCTTTAGCCAATTTAGCTCTTAACACGGGATCGTTCAAGTCAGCTTTTTTGTTATTATGATAGGTAAATTATTCTAGATCCATCCCCTGAAAGAACCATACATGATCACTAATATTTCCTCCTGCGCCAAATccatctccctctctccctccctgtCTCCATTGACAACAGAGCATCGCATCACTCATCTCCCCAATATTTAATCCTCCACAAAGCCATGAAGCTCTATAGTTTCATCCACAATCCCAAAGTCAACCTGCTTGAGAACTTGTATGATCAAATCCAAAGTCAACCTGCTCCCCCCTTCATATATAATGCTATGCATTCATAAGCTTCCTATATGTAAAAGAGTTTGAACTTGAAAAGGTTCAAATGCCCTTTCAACttccaaccaaacaaaaaagacATGAAGAACTATCAATCACAAATTCTTATTTTGCATACGTAAGTTAGGTCAATGTGTTTATTTTGTGGCACTTAAATTTGAGTTATATTTTATAAATAGAGTATTTTAGAGTATGGTACTAGAATGCTAAAGTTTTGTTCCCTCCTAAGCACCTTCTGCACATACCTTTTTATCACCAAACGGTCTTATAGGACTATGTTCATTGTGAAAAACACAAGTTATTCgtctaaaataacaaaaaaataattgtgCTTTTGCTAATTCAACGTACCATTTTTTAGGACATCTTTTTCCTTCAACTAATTACTTAGACATTGTTTATTAATAAGAATGTCAATTGGTACATCTTTTTGCGACCATAAGCATTGcttgtttatttaattgtttcatGTCTATTCGATTCACTGTAGAGGTACTCTTCATGTCTATTCGATTAACGAAAATTAAAGTTAAATTGTGAGGTGACAGCGAATTCGTGAAAAGTACAATTATCTCAAAAGTGATATTTTTTATGAACTCGCAGTCGTTGGGTGTGCGTTATACAGAGATTAAACCCAGCACTCCATATACCCTCCAGTTGTAGGGCATGACAGGGCACTGGTACACACACCTCTCCGAGGTAAATCCTCGAGATCCTCCTGATCCAATAACAcggaccgttggattttgatttaaCGGCTAAAAACAGGGGCATttgtaaaattataataattataaccgtttgatcaaaatctaacaGTCCGTATTAATAGGTCAAGAGGATCCCAgcctcggagaggatccaaaatGCTCACACACGACGGTTTCGCACTTCGACTTCCAATCAGATTTCGACTGGGACATATGTACCAACTACCAACTACCAACTGTCCGTGCCTTTGTCACAGTGTCCGGTCCCGTTTGACATTTTCCAAAAGTCAATCAAAAGCCGCGGTTCAAATCCATCAAAACCACTctctatttttcaatttttttgggttaattaattagtactaaATTCCCgtataaataattaaacaatttaCCAAGTCAGTGCGGCATCATCTCCTCTCACTAGCTACAATCTATGTCCATTTCTGTGTCTGTCTTCCTTCCTCCATCATTTCCTCTCACTAGCTACAATCTATGTCCATTTCTGTGTCTGTCTCCCTTCCTCCAAGTCAGCGCCGTCCTTTCCACCTCTCTTTCCTTCTAGCTGCAACAAAAAAACCCCACAAACACCGCAGCCGCCGCCACCCTTCTGAAAATGGCAGACGATTGGGATCTTTACGCTGTGGTAAGGGGTTGCAAATCAACCACCCAAACCACCCGAAACATCACCATAACCGCCGCCTGTATCACACCCACAAACCCCATCCACACACCCCTGGATGAGTTCAAAAACGATCCTTTGTGGGATTTGTTGAATTCCGACGAGTTAACCGATCCGTTGTTCTCTTTTACCAATCTAGACGACCCAAAAGAAGCCAATGGTTTCCAAGAGCTGCAGCAGTCCTTTTTTCGcaaccccaccaccaccaccaacaacGACCACAATCCCACCACTAACAACACCACCTTTGGACCTAATAATATTATTCCAAATTCCCCCACTATTTCTTACTTTGGAGGATCTAGTGGTAGTGGCCAACATCACCTccaacatcaacaacaacaacagcacCATCATGCACAACTCCAACAACAGCTGCAGCACCAGCAACATCTTTCGATGCCTACTCATTTCACCCGGGGAATTCCAGCTCCTAGTTTTCGAGGAATCTAtggccaacaacaacaacaacaaaaaattatgcAACCCGGGGATCAAAATCTTCAACCCCGCCAGCTCCAAACTCAGCAGGGATTTAGGAGGCCCAAGTTCATCAATCCCGCTTATCCTCATCCTCGGCTACCAACTCGcccacaaagaagaatgtaTATATACTCAAAATTTGCTGTTCATTAATTGAACGATAATTAAGACACAGAAATAATAAATAAtgtgcaaaagaaaaaaaaaatatgtaccgAAAACGCTTTTAATTAgtctttgttcttgtttttgcttttttcaCATGGTGTGGATGTGGATTAAACGAATTGACTCACAGGAAAACCCAGCAAAAGAAAAATGTTCATGAAGTGAAAGCGGAGGATCTCATCAGCGCTGATTTATGGGCGTGGCGGAAGTACGGCCAAAAACCTATCAAGGGTTCTCCACACCCAAGGTACGTAATTAGGTTAATTTTCCACTTTCaatttctctttccttttctttgcgaTTTTCTCTCTGAATCATGGTTCTTTGCAGGAACTACTACAGATGCAGCAGCTCAAAAGGGTGCCCGGCGAGAAGGCAAGTGGAGCAGAGCACGACAGAACCCAACATCTTCATAGTTACATACACCGGGGACCACACTCACGCTCGCCCGACTCATCGAAACTCCCTTGCCGGGAGCTCCAGGAACAAGCTGTCAGCTGCATCTACGAGTCAAAAGAAGCCAATCAACAACGACTCCGGTTCGACAGCTGTTCCCAACCCCTCGTCTCCCACCACCGGACTACCCATGACAGTCCAAGCTGAGGCTGTGCCTGTAGCCAATAAGGTCAATTCTGACAATTCACTTGACAAAGAAACTGAGGAATctgatgaggaggaggagacgGATCATGAGAATGAGAACGAGAACGAGGTCGAGGACGATGACGTTATGATCCCGGACATGGACATGTCGGATGAGATATTCTTGGGGCTGAAGGAACTGGGTGGTACTAGTTCTAATGGCAGTGGGAGTGGAAGTTTCTCTGGTTTCTGCTTCCGGTGATAATTTTTCGGATAATGGGGCATTGACTTTGGAGTCTTCTTGGGCTGCTGCTAATTGCTCCTCCGCTGCCGGAGCAACCGTTGGCAGTGGTTCCTAGTAGCCAACAAGTAGGGAAGATGCATAAGTTTTTTATTTAACCTCATGTTACCGTGTTAGTTctattatgagagagagagagagagagaggtagggTTCTTATATTATTAGATTGTATAGAAGAGACATAGAAAATAATCTTTTCCTTCTTCCCCATAGATTTCTGCTGTATTTATCTCttcttttaaattgaatatgaaTGGTCTCTTGTTTTAGCTAATAGTTCTGGTGTTTAACACTTAATGAGAAAAATATCTTACATATAACGATCAACGAATTTACCAACCTTGAATTCATCATATTACAAAAAACTAATTCACGTAGAGAAATATGATAGTAATATGGTTATCAGATATAATGCTTATAATTGATTTATCGATTTTAAAAGCTTAGATATGCACttctttttaataataaaaactatTTATAACTGACTAACCAACTTCTACCATATTCACGCAAGTTAATCAGAGTAGAAGGATATGATTGTGCAAATCTGGATAGGGTAATTCACATCAACAATTCACATCAATAACTGTCATAAGTTCAACTGTAAATTCACATCAATAATTGATATCAAACTCACTATCTATGAGAGTTGAACTTAAAACattttacttaaaaaataaaaaaataaaaaaaaattgattattaAATCATTTGAAAGTTATTTTTGTAATTGTATGCAATCCACATTTGTTTTTGGcatctttgtttttttctctcctttttaagtttatggtATTTATGACAAtatccaattaataaaaaaaagcatTCCATAAACTGAGTTTCAATACTTTCTCAAGAAGATGTGTAAAATTCGAGTAGATTATGTATCAATGCTGTTTTTAGACCACATTAAAACTTCGATACATAGATGCATAGCAGCCACATATATTAATGAAGTGGTCAATAATGTCTAATTTATAaggtaataattttatttgagaAATTGTTCATGCTTTTAGAAGTTTTTTATATCCTTATATAAATCATGGGATATTAAATATTTGTCATCCCCATGGTTTTAATTTGTCATACCGTGAACCGCTCCGGTTCAGTCTCCTTTGTCACAGGACAAACACTAGATCCTCTATTTGTCTGTTCATACAATGAGGACAAAATTCGGATTAATTAAATAATCTCTTTGGGTAATAAGGATTAGAGTTGGTCAAATATATTTACTTGGGAATTTGTCATCAACTTTAATTTAGATAGTATTATTGATTATTTTATGTGAAAGGAAACATTTAAATATTCAGATTTGAAATCATgcgtttcaaattcaaaatcCTCATCTtccttaaattattgtaataattaCGAATTTTCACGTTGTCTTTAagaataataattttaaaatatatatattaatatccAGTTGCAGAAAATATCAGGAATTTTAATGGTAAAGCAAGTTGTTGGCGGGTTATTATATTCCAGAAATATGAGGAAGACCATGTCTAAAACAAGACGTATAAACTAACAAAAATAAGATAAAGAGTCCTTATTTGTTAATGTTGTTTATCTCTTATTAAATAGAAGATCTAGTTTATAGTTTTATATTAAAAGAACACAAAAAATTCTCAGTTACTTCGTACTTACAAAATTAATAATGCAAGTGATTAGGTCATCTTCACAGCGTTTCAAGGTTAAACTTTTACTTTGATTGTAGATAAATATAAAATATCGTTTG
This region of Malus domestica chromosome 07, GDT2T_hap1 genomic DNA includes:
- the LOC103439816 gene encoding uncharacterized protein → MASPSEPPHTRQQLRPSITHLVHSTTSNLLSLLASPKTTPSPSLSTTPPEIRVALFLPNLPKPLAFQPDSKLSAMKGVASSPESTSGFPSTVRIAGLNSNIKGSGGPAFVGQVFSMCDLSGTGLMAVSTHFDIPFISKRTPEWLKKMFKSITNSERNGPVFRFFMDLGDAVTYVKRLNIPSGVVGACRLDLAYEHFKEKPHLFQFVPNEKQVKAANKLLKTMPQSGRCKRVDGVPVFSAQNLDIAIASSDGIKWYTPYFFDKNMLDNILEESVDQHFHSLIQTRHTQRRHDVIDDNIPAEVIEEMGDNLWEPPEVQEVMDEIGNSGIPLSVISKAAEMQLLYAVDKVLLGNRWLRKATGIQPKFPYMVDSFERRSAASFLRASQSARCLTNGEAVNDNEDSLDCSTSKIKSKDDIHTNKGNKTDLRFPFSDWFSHLWSKQKDQNEELSKERIEQSTLQNPNLPKITMVGISTGAAGPMSKANLKKTMEDLTKELEQTDSGNAFGSDTGNELRFEDRDPLFVANVGDYYSGMAKTGSAKWVRGGNN
- the LOC108173713 gene encoding probable WRKY transcription factor 27, whose translation is MADDWDLYAVVRGCKSTTQTTRNITITAACITPTNPIHTPLDEFKNDPLWDLLNSDELTDPLFSFTNLDDPKEANGFQELQQSFFRNPTTTTNNDHNPTTNNTTFGPNNIIPNSPTISYFGGSSGSGQHHLQHQQQQQHHHAQLQQQLQHQQHLSMPTHFTRGIPAPSFRGIYGQQQQQQKIMQPGDQNLQPRQLQTQQGFRRPKFINPAYPHPRLPTRPQRRMKTQQKKNVHEVKAEDLISADLWAWRKYGQKPIKGSPHPRNYYRCSSSKGCPARRQVEQSTTEPNIFIVTYTGDHTHARPTHRNSLAGSSRNKLSAASTSQKKPINNDSGSTAVPNPSSPTTGLPMTVQAEAVPVANKVNSDNSLDKETEESDEEEETDHENENENEVEDDDVMIPDMDMSDEIFLGLKELGGTSSNGSGSGSFSGFCFR